The following coding sequences are from one Mytilus trossulus isolate FHL-02 chromosome 8, PNRI_Mtr1.1.1.hap1, whole genome shotgun sequence window:
- the LOC134681407 gene encoding histone-lysine N-methyltransferase SETD1B-like, translating to MDFDRMESSSLNGMKAGMDGDKKLRRNYKLLVDPMIRGGSQKIYRFDGIDPTDSHQIHTRDPRSRLTRMWTRRIPADLPVPRFTYDHYYVGPPPTNEVTFTNLNDNIDKKFLENMLKSFGMLEEVNIFYNPKNKKHLGIGKAVFVSSKSAKICAEKLNQTSKMGNIMTVYVDPGGKERTKLVDDVLSDKPKKIPGEPTTPSDPRRNRSSSFNDSFKSNSSFEENTFDAFGAQTPMPTFNDTGFLNNISDPRNSAFDIQYSGMTPGMTPAMTPNVHGGNFPNQFGLTPSPHGSSQGNMTNFAFPNTPNMSTPMSQSSFGSMSTPSSFGGNNHAFNKMDGPKPLILEPPPHQPPHQPPHLPPQQPPLHPPEPPFIDHTQPPPNMSNSVIDKPPPLMPPQNNEPPRSQFDNNYRNSRNHRDRNNSFDRSDDRNYDRSDNRPFNREEDRNFNRGDDRSYGRNDDRGFSRNDDRNVRRNDRNNRNGDRGYGSGRNRYDRDRNDRSRDWRRDGGRGDRNDRDYSHRDRDRYGSRDRDRYSYDRDRDRDKGRDWERDSRERFDSQGEEGQPPPMQQDHMMMQPPPPSIIPSQMIPPPVIQQPPTQQAPPQKPRTPDPEPSEDEPRVMSLDSRIQSLLQSSGMVDNFGSPSSDSAGESRKKEVSPPENVPNNDISISASQTPFNNFHSTPTDNFSAQMNPKQTEIDFRENHFVQTPYMQTPGDTPYMSTPVANQAEDADDKMSISSGESGNQNIEINPSMLAANNPQSSANFMTNPNFSAEYSQYSNYMGYPNQAEMYNQNYFNQYQNIMNDQNSLQNKVDDEQLDKTFSSVLDKFVKELKEIMQKDMCKKMVESSAFKSFDSWWTTNETRTKSMPQRLLPTKPAESKKPSTVTVGKSEVMSTLATLFEPQHPWSKEGEVNLGGFGGGGGFLGIRGGMPRLPSFKRKTFHKPPPPQFDVQEQEDKSKSKDLNEEDEEGEISDKESPRRPRRKPVVSESEEEGDDESEDEEGDDDDESDDEEAGSAESSDEGDGEDSSDDEESSDEEEESSEEEAETEKEKAESKVEEKLQTQPEDTAESALSEDEKEDESMTSDAQEEAKVEAKRNETLKEKGRKKSPGKLSPVRELSEATEDSDSKQTESEAEEKTSAIQSTSTDSSVKSGFQTLLEASEILSLRDSEQKPPVLTPVKDVPLKAPEREERPSFLAEHDYFAAPLVRPPEKERLDDVDLDSDGTDSADEDGNTTPMEVFIDHNYCLPPKPSIKDILEEKKPSKPKTLEPIVNLENIENLLKTEDKKKKEPPKRGKRKQKDMHLVDITDVLNKSKGSRELINLLPPPKEVKKFTPRKLEEERQIFFDLYNQGIDNEDVNYLKRTYDHLLQSEEPMCYWINDILWVDHPFTNIPNPVPSKRRKKDHEHKTGCARTEGFYKLSREDKMGKVHQAAFCALEEANKTQDKKVTAYSNSREARHENRRLQTTFADLDIGDLLKFNQLKFRKKNMKFARSGIHAWGLFALEPIAADEMVIEYVGASIRQSVADLREKKYEKSGIGSSYLFRVDSDTIIDATKCGNLARFINHSCNPNCYAKIINVDNQKKIVIYSKREIDVNEEITYDYKFPLEDEKIPCLCGDAACRGTLN from the exons ATGGATTTCGACAGAATGGAAAGCTCCA GCTTAAATGGGATGAAGGCAGGGATGGATGGAGACAAGAAACTGAGGAGAAATTACAAACTGCTTGTAGATCCCATGATAAGAGGAGGCTCCCAGAAAATCTACAGATTTGATGGGATAGATCCAACG GACAGTCATCAAATCCACACTAGAGATCCAAGATCAAGGTTAACTCGAATGTGGACAAGAAGAATTCCTGCAGATTTACCTGTTCCAAGATTTACG tatgACCATTATTATGTTGGACCACCACCTACCAATGAAGTGACATTTACCAATCTGAACGACAATATTGACAAGAAGTTTTTAGagaacatgttaaaatcatttGGAATGTTGgaagaagtgaatattttctacaacccaaagaataaaaaacatCTTGGTATTGGGAAG gctGTGTTTGTTTCATCAAAGTCAGCCAAGATATGTGCGGAGAAACTAAATCAGACTTCTAAGATGGGGAATATAATGACAGTTTATGTTGATCCAGGAG GTAAAGAAAGAACAAAGTTAGTTGATGATGTTTTATCTGATAAGCCGAAAAAAATTCCAGGAGAACCAACAACACCATCAGACCCAAGACGCAATAGATCATCAAGTTTTAACGATAGTTTTAAGTCAAATTCTAGCTTTGAGGAAAACACTTTTGATGCATTTGGAGCTCAAACACCTATGCCAACCTTCAATGATACAGGTTTCTTAAATAATATTAGTGATCCTAGAAATTCAGCATTTGATATTCAATATTCTGGTATGACACCTGGAATGACACCAGCAATGACGCCAAATGTACACGGAGGAAATTTTCCGAATCAGTTTGGTTTGACACCATCTCCTCACGGTTCATCTCAAGGAAATATGACAAATTTTGCATTCCccaatacaccaaatatgtcTACACCTATGTCACAATCATCGTTCGGTTCAATGAGCACACCATCATCATTTGGAGGAAATAATCATGCATTTAATAAGATGGATGGGCCAAAACCTTTAATATTGGAACCGCCACCCCATCAACCACCTCATCAACCACCCCATTTGCCACCTCAACAGCCACCACTACATCCACCTGAACCACCATTCATTGATCATACTCAGCCACCTCCAAACATGTCCAATTCAGTCATTGACAAACCACCCCCATTGATGCCACCACAAAATAATGAACCGCCACGATCTCAGTTTGACAATAACTACCGCAACAGCAGAAATCACAGGGATAGAAACAACAGTTTTGACAGAAGTGACGATCGTAACTATGACCGAAGTGATAATAGACCTTTTAATAGGGAGGAGGATAGAAATTTCAATAGGGGTGACGACCGAAGTTATGGTCGTAATGATGATCGTGGATTTAGTAGAAATGATGACCGTAATGTCCGCAGAAATGATAGGAACAACAGAAATGGTGACCGAGGTTATGGGAGTGGGAGAAACAGATACGATCGTGATAGAAATGATCGCAGTCGTGATTGGCGCAGAGATGGTGGCAGAGGTGATAGAAACGATCGAGATTATTCACATAGGGACCGTGACAGATATGGAAGTAGGGATAGGGATCGCTATAGTTATGATAGAGATAGAGACAGAGACAAAGGAAGGGATTGGGAAAGGGATTCAAGAGAGAGGTTTGATTCTCAAGGTGAAGAAGGTCAACCCCCTCCAATGCAGCAAGATCACATGATGATGCAACCTCCACCCCCTTCAATAATTCCTTCTCAAATGATCCCACCCCCTGTCATTCAGCAGCCACCAACCCAACAGGCTCCACCTCAAAAACCAAGAACTCCAGATCCTGAACCGTCGGAAGATGAACCTAGAGTGATGAGTTTAGATTCTAGAATTCAGAGCTTGCTTCAGAGTTCTGGTATGGTGGACAATTTTGGAAGTCCTTCATCAGATTCAGCAGGTGAATCACGTAAAAAGGAAGTTTCTCCGCCAGAAAATGTTCCAAATAATGACATCAGTATTAGTGCTTCCCAAACTccatttaacaattttcattccACACCTACAGACAATTTTAGTGCTCAAATGAATCCTAAGCAAACGGAAATAGACTTTAGAGAAAATCATTTTGTTCAGACCCCATACATGCAAACACCAGGAGACACGCCTTATATGTCAACGCCTGTTGCCAATCAGGCCGAAGATGCAGACGACAAAATGAGCATTTCTTCAGGAGAAAGTGGTAACcagaatatagaaataaatccaAGTATGTTAGCAGCCAATAATCCACAGTCTAGTGCTAATTTTATGACAAATCCCAATTTCAGTGCAGAATACTCTCAATATAGTAACTATATGGGTTATCCAAATCAAGCAGAAATGTATAAccaaaattatttcaatcaatatcaaaatatcatgaATGACCAAAACTCACTTCAGAATAAGGTAGATGATGAACAATTAGATAAAACTTTTTCTTCTGTTCTGGACAAATTTGTGAAAGAATTAAAAGAGATTATGCAGAAAGACATGTGTAAGAAAATGGTGGAGAGCTCTGCATTTAAGTCGTTCGACAGCTGGTGGACCACGAATGAAACCAGAACAAAG TCCATGCCTCAAAGGTTATTGCCAACAAAACCAGCAGAATCAAAAAAGCCATCTACAGTGACAGTCGGTAAGAGTGAGGTGATGTCTACATTGGCTACACTGTTTGAACCACAACATCCATGGTCCAAGGAAGGAGAGGTGAACCTTGGTGGATTTGGTGGGGGTGGTGGATTCCTCGGAATTCGTGGTGGAATGCCAAGGTTGCCATCATTCAAG CGAAAAACGTTTCACAAACCTCCACCTCCCCAGTTTGACGTACAGGAACAAGAGGACAAATCAAAGTCTAAAGATCTTAATGAGGAGGATGAAGAAGGAGAAATATCTG aCAAGGAATCCCCAAGGAGACCTCGTAGGAAGCCAGTGGTCAGTGAAAGTGAGGAGGAAGGTGACGATGAAAGTGAAGATGAAGAAGGAGATGATGATGATGAGTCGGATG ATGAGGAAGCAGGAAGTGCCGAGAGCAGTGATGAAGGAGATGGTGAGGACTCCAGTGACGATGAGGAGTCAAGTGATGAGGAGGAGGAGTCATCAGAGGAAGAGGCGGAGACAGAGAAAGAGAAGGCGGAGTCTAAAGTAGAAGAAAAGTTACAAACTCAACCAGAAGATACTGCTGAATCTGCTTTGTCTGAAGATGAGAA GGAGGATGAAAGTATGACATCAGATGCACAAGAAGAGGCCAAAGTTGAAGCTAAAAG aaatgagaCTCTTAAGGAAAAAGGGAGAAAGAAATCACCAGGAAAGCTATCGCCTGTCAGAGAATTAAGTGAAGCAACAGAAGATTCTGATAGTAAACAAACTGAAAGTGAGGCTGAAGAAAAAACAAGTGCTATTCAGTCTACTTCAACAGACAGTTCCGTTAAATCAGGATTTCAAACTTTACTGGAGGCTTCAGAAATTCTTAGTTTACGTGATAGTGAGCAAAAACCGCCAGTTTTAACACCAGTGAAAGATGTTCCATTAAAAGCACCTGAAAGGGAAGAACGCCCAAGCTTTTTGGCGGAACATGACTATTTTGCAGCTCCTCTGGTAAGACCACCTGAAAAAGAAAGACTAGATGACGTTGATCTTGATTCCGACGGCACAGATTCTGCAGATGAGGATGGAAATACCACTCCTATGGAAGTGTTTATAGACCATAATTATTGCTTACCTCCTAAACCCTCAATAAAAGACATTCTGGAGGAGAAAAAACCTTCAAAACCAAAGACTTTAGAACCAATtgtgaatttagaaaatatagaaaatttattaaaaaccgaggacaaaaagaaaaaagagcCTCCAAAAAGaggcaaaagaaaacaaaaagacatgCATTTAGTGGATATTACGGACGTACTGAATAAGTCTAAAGGCAGCAGAGAGTTAATTAATCTTCTTCCACCTCCAAAAGAGGTGAAAAAATTCACTCCAAGGAAATTGGAAGAGGAACGACAAATTTTCTTTGATCTCTATAATCAGGGCATAGACAATGAGGATGTGAATTACTTAAAACGGACGTACGACCATTTATTACAGTCTGAAGAACCTATGTGTTATTggataaatgatatattatggGTCGACCATCCGTTCACAAATATTCCCAACCCAGTGCCATCAAAAAGACGGAAAAAGGACCATGAGCACAAAACAG gGTGTGCGAGGACAGAGGGCTTCTACAAATTATCCAGGGAAGATAAGATGGGCAAAGTTCATCAGGCAGCATTTTGTGCATTAGAGGAGGCAAATAAAACTCAG GACAAGAAAGTGACAGCCTACTCCAACTCTAGAGAAGCTCGACATGAAAACCGACGGTTACAGACCACGTTTGCTGATCTGGATATAGGAGATCTTCTCAAATTCAATCAACTTAAA TTTAGAAAGAAGAACATGAAGTTTGCTCGCAGTGGTATCCATGCGTGGGGACTGTTCGCACTAGAACCTATAGCAGCTGATGAGATGGTCATAGAGTATGTAGGTGCTAGTATTCGTCAGTCCGTCGCTGACCTGCGGGAGAAGAAATACGAGAAATCAGGAATCGGCAGTAGTTATCTCTTCCGAGTAGATAGTGATACAATTATTGATGCAACGAAGTGTGGAAATCTGGCCAGGTTTATAAATCATAGTTGCAAT cCAAACTGTTATGCCAAAATTATTAATGTAGATAACCAGAAGAAAATTGTGATATATTCCAAACGTGAGATTGACGTTAATGAAGAAATAACCTACGATTATAAATTTCCGTTGGAGGATGAAAAAATTCCATGTCTTTGTGGGGATGCAGCTTGTCGAGGAACACTCAATtag